One region of Synechococcus elongatus PCC 11801 genomic DNA includes:
- the glnT gene encoding type III glutamate--ammonia ligase, translating to MDSLATLARDRGIRYFLIAFTDLFGVQRAKLVPASSIDTMAANGAGFAGFAAWLDLSPADADVLAIPDRDSLFQLPWQPEVAWMPADLYLNDQPLEQAPRWVLKRVLAAAEALGYRPKTGVECEFFLLDETGDAIADPRDRQAKPCYDQQSLMRRYDLITEISEAMEVLGWGPYQSDHEDANGQFEMNWTYADALVTADRQAFFKYMVKTLAERQGLRATFMPKPFADLTGNGCHMHLSLWNREGAVNAFVEPESTALLSTLGYQFIGGLLNSAAALCALTNPTINSYKRINAPATTSGATWSPNGISYSGNNRTHLIRIPDAGRFELRLADGAANPYLLPAAAIAAGLDGIQNQRDPGPRYDNDNYAQPLPAGTVPTLPEHLLDALRSLQESTILTKGLGPAFISAYLKLKHQEWRSFCAEITPWERATTLDC from the coding sequence ATGGATTCTTTGGCAACCTTGGCGCGCGATCGCGGCATTCGCTACTTCCTGATTGCCTTCACCGATCTGTTTGGGGTGCAGCGAGCCAAACTGGTACCGGCCAGCAGCATTGACACCATGGCCGCCAACGGTGCGGGCTTTGCCGGTTTTGCGGCTTGGCTCGATCTCAGTCCGGCGGATGCTGATGTGTTGGCAATTCCCGATCGCGACAGTCTCTTCCAATTGCCTTGGCAACCGGAAGTTGCTTGGATGCCGGCAGACCTCTATCTCAATGATCAACCGCTGGAACAAGCACCGCGCTGGGTTCTAAAGCGAGTTCTCGCTGCCGCTGAAGCGCTGGGCTATCGCCCAAAAACGGGGGTCGAGTGCGAGTTTTTCCTGCTGGATGAGACAGGGGATGCGATCGCCGATCCCCGCGATCGCCAGGCCAAGCCTTGCTATGACCAGCAATCTCTAATGCGGCGCTACGACCTGATCACCGAGATCAGTGAAGCGATGGAAGTGCTGGGTTGGGGGCCGTACCAAAGCGATCACGAAGACGCCAATGGTCAGTTTGAAATGAACTGGACCTACGCTGATGCGCTAGTCACCGCAGATCGCCAAGCCTTCTTTAAATACATGGTCAAAACTCTCGCGGAACGGCAGGGATTACGGGCAACTTTCATGCCCAAGCCCTTCGCAGATTTGACCGGCAATGGTTGCCACATGCACCTCTCGCTCTGGAATCGGGAGGGTGCCGTCAATGCTTTTGTCGAGCCAGAGTCGACTGCTCTCCTCTCAACTCTGGGCTATCAGTTCATCGGTGGGCTGCTTAATTCTGCAGCAGCGCTTTGTGCTCTCACCAACCCGACGATCAATTCCTACAAGCGGATCAACGCACCAGCGACGACCTCGGGCGCGACTTGGTCTCCCAATGGCATTAGCTATAGCGGCAACAACCGCACTCACTTAATCCGCATCCCCGATGCGGGCCGATTTGAGTTGCGGCTTGCCGATGGAGCGGCCAATCCCTACCTGTTGCCAGCAGCGGCGATCGCGGCAGGTCTTGATGGCATTCAGAACCAGCGTGATCCCGGTCCCCGCTACGACAACGACAACTACGCCCAGCCCTTGCCAGCCGGCACGGTGCCGACACTGCCGGAGCATTTGCTTGATGCTCTGCGATCGCTGCAAGAAAGCACCATTCTCACGAAAGGTCTAGGACCTGCCTTCATAAGTGCTTACCTCAAGCTCAAGCACCAAGAATGGCGGAGCTTTTGTGCCGAGATCACTCCTTGGGAACGGGCAACGACGCTGGACTGTTAG